A single genomic interval of Saccharospirillum mangrovi harbors:
- a CDS encoding uroporphyrinogen-III C-methyltransferase, whose amino-acid sequence MTEHDKQTPSTESVSSQPAEKNTAQTPPKAKSKPVKTAKKKGSGRGWRVFLVLLIVLGLLAGAGYYWGQPYYQSLLAQWSQWRALPQQQAALAAEIERLNNELNAERQARSSFASALQNTRSELEQMIVDTAQRLSRRDDLDTNQWPLEEALALLRLSERRLQLDGNAQVALNLLDAADQVLANMTAAAVLPVRRQIAQDRLALQSIDAPDINGLYFRLDAIDDRIANFQWTPAERLAPQDQTQASSADEPLSPWAAFRNSLGSLVTVTRLDAPHQASPLLDDFERWRQHSRLLLEEVQLALLSREQALFDAALAQLTEQLTPMRQELDVEPLIAQLTELAGTQLNPTLPDISASVRALETYLSRSGDAEGDS is encoded by the coding sequence ATGACTGAACACGACAAGCAGACGCCGTCCACCGAATCGGTGTCGTCTCAGCCTGCGGAAAAAAACACCGCCCAGACCCCACCCAAAGCCAAATCCAAGCCCGTCAAAACCGCTAAAAAGAAAGGCAGCGGTCGGGGTTGGCGCGTTTTTTTGGTGCTGTTGATTGTGCTCGGCCTGTTGGCCGGCGCCGGCTATTACTGGGGCCAGCCGTATTATCAGTCGCTGCTGGCGCAATGGTCGCAGTGGCGCGCCTTGCCGCAGCAACAGGCCGCGTTGGCGGCGGAAATCGAGCGTTTGAATAACGAGTTAAACGCCGAGCGTCAGGCGCGTTCGTCATTCGCCAGTGCGTTGCAAAATACCCGCAGCGAACTGGAACAGATGATCGTCGATACCGCTCAACGGCTGTCCCGGCGCGATGACCTCGATACCAATCAATGGCCGCTCGAAGAAGCGCTGGCGCTGTTGCGTCTGTCGGAACGCCGGTTGCAATTGGATGGCAACGCTCAGGTTGCGCTGAATCTGCTCGATGCGGCCGATCAGGTGTTGGCGAATATGACCGCCGCCGCCGTGCTGCCGGTGCGTCGCCAGATTGCGCAAGACCGCCTGGCGTTGCAGTCGATTGATGCACCCGACATCAACGGCCTGTATTTCCGTCTCGACGCCATCGACGACCGCATCGCTAACTTCCAATGGACGCCGGCCGAGCGGTTAGCGCCGCAGGATCAGACTCAAGCGTCGTCGGCAGACGAACCGCTGTCACCCTGGGCGGCATTCCGCAACAGCCTGGGCAGTCTGGTGACGGTGACTCGTCTGGATGCGCCGCATCAGGCATCGCCGTTGCTGGACGATTTTGAACGCTGGCGTCAGCACAGCCGGTTGTTGCTGGAAGAAGTGCAACTGGCGTTGCTCTCGCGCGAACAGGCGTTGTTCGATGCCGCTCTGGCGCAACTGACCGAGCAACTGACGCCGATGCGCCAGGAATTGGACGTCGAACCGTTGATCGCTCAGCTCACCGAATTGGCCGGCACGCAACTGAACCCGACGCTGCCGGACATCAGCGCCAGTGTGCGCGCCCTGGAAACCTATCTGAGCCGCTCCGGTGATGCGGAGGGCGACTCATGA
- a CDS encoding uroporphyrinogen-III synthase, protein MRLLLPKPEPDWARWRDGLAGVGVEPILIDPWQLEWLDETPAQRSLWLELDQFSGVICVSRRAAEALVSALDRYWPMPPARLHWLCNGPATASVLAAADLPVQFPESDNTAEAVLALPQTRDVALQKWLIVKGEGGRSVFAQTLQQRSAEVTETAVYRRALRAEALADLSRQRDQADAILVSSLTLAQGLVQQDAGWQDWPGRWLFSSPRLLDWARDVGIEGENTGGAALNAVTHHLR, encoded by the coding sequence ATGCGGCTGCTGCTGCCCAAGCCCGAACCGGACTGGGCGCGCTGGCGCGACGGTCTGGCTGGCGTTGGCGTCGAACCGATCTTAATCGACCCCTGGCAGTTGGAATGGCTCGACGAAACCCCGGCGCAACGCAGCCTGTGGCTGGAATTGGATCAATTCAGCGGCGTCATTTGCGTCAGCCGTCGGGCCGCCGAGGCCTTGGTGTCGGCGTTGGATCGTTACTGGCCGATGCCGCCGGCGCGCCTGCACTGGTTGTGCAACGGGCCAGCGACGGCGTCGGTGTTGGCCGCTGCCGATTTGCCGGTGCAGTTTCCCGAATCCGACAACACCGCCGAGGCGGTTCTGGCCTTGCCGCAAACCCGCGATGTCGCGTTGCAAAAGTGGCTGATCGTTAAAGGCGAAGGCGGCCGTTCGGTGTTTGCCCAGACGCTGCAACAACGCAGCGCTGAGGTGACCGAAACGGCAGTCTACCGACGTGCGTTGCGTGCTGAGGCGCTGGCGGATTTGAGTCGGCAACGCGATCAGGCGGACGCCATTCTGGTGTCGTCGCTGACTTTGGCGCAGGGCCTGGTGCAGCAGGATGCGGGTTGGCAAGACTGGCCCGGCCGCTGGCTGTTCAGTTCGCCGCGCCTGCTCGACTGGGCGCGCGACGTCGGTATTGAGGGTGAAAATACCGGCGGTGCAGCGCTCAATGCGGTCACTCATCATCTAAGGTGA
- the hemC gene encoding hydroxymethylbilane synthase: MSEILRIATRQSPLALWQAEYVKQTLERLHSDLRIELVKLTTRGDQILDQPLAKVGGKGLFIKELERAIENGEADIAVHSMKDVPMVMPEGFELAVICEREDPTDAFVSNQYAHLNDLPHGAVVGTSSLRRQSQLLAARPDLQIRFLRGNVGTRLSKLDAGEYDAIVLASAGLRRLELQDRIRHTIDTDLSLPAVGQGAVGIEIRAGDDAVRARLLPLMHAETRLRVTAERAMNRTLEGSCSVPIAGFATLADGQLSMEGRVGRADGQTLLKARGAVALAETEAERLQQAHDLGLSLAADLLQQGADAILAELAD, from the coding sequence ATGTCTGAGATCTTGCGCATCGCCACCCGTCAAAGTCCGCTCGCCTTGTGGCAGGCGGAGTATGTGAAACAGACGTTGGAGCGGCTGCACAGCGATCTGCGCATTGAGTTGGTTAAGCTGACCACGCGCGGCGACCAGATTCTCGATCAGCCGTTGGCGAAGGTTGGCGGCAAAGGCTTGTTCATTAAAGAGTTGGAACGCGCCATCGAAAACGGCGAGGCCGACATCGCCGTGCATTCGATGAAAGACGTGCCGATGGTGATGCCGGAGGGTTTCGAGCTGGCGGTCATCTGCGAGCGCGAAGACCCGACCGATGCGTTTGTCTCCAACCAATATGCTCACCTGAACGATTTACCGCACGGCGCGGTGGTCGGCACTTCATCGCTGCGGCGCCAGTCGCAATTGCTGGCGGCCCGGCCCGATTTACAGATTCGCTTTTTGCGCGGCAACGTCGGCACGCGCTTGAGCAAACTCGACGCCGGTGAGTACGACGCCATTGTGCTGGCTTCGGCCGGCTTGCGTCGTCTGGAATTGCAAGATCGCATTCGTCATACCATCGATACCGATCTGAGTTTGCCGGCGGTCGGCCAGGGCGCGGTTGGTATTGAGATTCGTGCGGGTGACGACGCCGTTCGTGCGCGTCTGTTGCCATTGATGCACGCCGAAACGCGCTTAAGAGTCACCGCTGAGCGCGCCATGAACCGCACGCTTGAGGGCAGTTGTTCGGTGCCGATTGCCGGTTTCGCGACACTCGCCGATGGTCAGTTGTCGATGGAAGGCCGGGTTGGTCGGGCCGATGGTCAAACCTTGTTGAAGGCGCGCGGTGCGGTGGCGTTGGCGGAAACCGAAGCCGAGCGATTGCAACAGGCGCACGATCTGGGTCTCAGTCTGGCGGCGGATTTATTGCAGCAAGGTGCCGACGCCATTCTGGCGGAACTGGCCGATTGA
- a CDS encoding NADPH-dependent FMN reductase: MLKIAVILGSTRPGRNAEAVANWVLAEAKKRTDAEFTLVDIADFKLPLLDEPAPAMMQQYTQPHTQAWSAEIAKYDGYIFVTPEYNHTVPGALKNALDYLNREWNNKAAGFVGFGSAGGVRAVEHLRQIASELRMAHVRDQVQLSLLTDFENYSVFKPAAYHLDTLTAMLNELVAWTGAMKTLRD; encoded by the coding sequence ATGTTGAAGATCGCCGTTATTCTGGGCAGTACCCGCCCAGGTCGTAATGCCGAAGCCGTTGCCAACTGGGTACTGGCCGAAGCGAAAAAGCGCACCGATGCCGAATTCACTCTGGTCGACATCGCTGATTTCAAACTGCCACTGCTGGACGAACCGGCACCGGCCATGATGCAGCAATACACCCAGCCGCATACCCAAGCCTGGTCGGCTGAAATTGCCAAATACGACGGCTACATCTTCGTCACCCCGGAATACAACCACACCGTGCCGGGCGCGTTGAAAAACGCACTCGATTATCTGAACCGTGAATGGAACAACAAGGCCGCCGGTTTTGTTGGTTTCGGCAGTGCGGGTGGCGTGCGTGCGGTTGAGCATCTGCGTCAAATTGCCTCTGAACTGCGTATGGCGCACGTGCGTGATCAGGTGCAACTGAGCCTGTTGACCGACTTCGAAAACTACAGCGTGTTCAAACCGGCCGCGTACCACCTGGATACGCTGACCGCCATGCTCAACGAACTGGTTGCCTGGACTGGTGCGATGAAGACTTTGCGCGACTGA
- a CDS encoding LysR family transcriptional regulator, protein MDTLTSMKVFATVVDTGTFAAAAKLMGLSKAMASKHVMHLEQRLNARLLNRNSRHLSLTESGRLYYERCQTLLEDMEEMDAIVSRSAVTPSGTIRLTAPIWLANTRFASLLATYRRQYPDVTFDLDISGRFTDIVEEGFDLALRASNALSPNLIARPLTQLTFSLVAAPAYLGRHGRPETPADLSQHDALTYSLAKQSDVLTLEGPDGRQPVSVKPVLTSNNENLLLAAAQAGMGLAVLPREMARRDLESGRLETVLPDWSPATGQLYAVYTSRRLLSSKVRTFIDFLAEHMPAQCDEVLLQEG, encoded by the coding sequence ATGGACACCCTGACCAGCATGAAAGTGTTCGCCACCGTGGTCGACACCGGCACCTTTGCAGCAGCGGCCAAACTGATGGGGTTGTCGAAGGCGATGGCGAGCAAACACGTCATGCATCTGGAACAACGCCTGAACGCCCGTCTGCTGAACCGCAACAGCCGCCACCTCAGCCTGACCGAATCGGGCCGGCTGTACTACGAACGCTGCCAAACCCTGCTCGAAGACATGGAAGAAATGGACGCCATCGTCAGCCGTTCGGCGGTCACACCCAGCGGCACCATTCGGCTGACCGCGCCCATCTGGCTCGCCAACACTCGGTTCGCCAGTCTGTTGGCAACGTACCGACGGCAATACCCGGACGTCACTTTTGATCTGGACATCAGCGGTCGCTTTACCGACATCGTTGAAGAAGGCTTCGATCTGGCGTTGCGCGCCAGCAACGCCCTCAGCCCGAACCTGATTGCCCGGCCGCTGACACAACTGACGTTTTCACTCGTCGCCGCCCCGGCCTACCTTGGCCGCCACGGGCGACCGGAAACACCGGCCGATTTGAGCCAGCACGACGCCCTCACTTATTCACTGGCGAAGCAAAGCGATGTGTTGACGTTGGAAGGCCCGGACGGCCGCCAGCCGGTCAGCGTCAAACCGGTGCTGACCAGCAACAATGAAAACCTGCTGCTGGCGGCGGCTCAGGCGGGAATGGGATTGGCGGTGTTGCCCAGAGAAATGGCGCGCCGTGACCTGGAAAGCGGCCGGCTGGAAACGGTGCTGCCGGACTGGTCACCCGCAACAGGACAGCTCTACGCCGTTTATACCAGCCGGCGTTTGCTGTCGTCGAAAGTGCGCACCTTCATCGATTTTCTGGCCGAACACATGCCAGCTCAATGCGATGAGGTGTTACTGCAGGAAGGCTGA
- a CDS encoding late competence development ComFB family protein, which produces MSLDSQIANYYEKLVLEDLYKRPEARNLDEDTLADIACLALSNLPARYYRHSVDMAFFLTVSALAKMEDETRAAVGEAVRRVTSGGRDADD; this is translated from the coding sequence ATGAGCCTGGATAGTCAGATCGCCAATTATTACGAAAAACTGGTGTTGGAAGACCTGTACAAGCGCCCGGAAGCGCGCAATCTGGATGAAGATACTCTGGCCGACATTGCCTGCCTGGCGCTGAGCAACCTGCCGGCGCGTTACTACCGCCATTCGGTCGACATGGCGTTCTTCCTGACCGTCAGCGCTCTTGCCAAGATGGAAGACGAAACCCGCGCAGCGGTCGGCGAAGCGGTGCGTCGTGTCACCTCCGGCGGTCGCGACGCGGACGATTGA
- the parC gene encoding DNA topoisomerase IV subunit A translates to MTDQSSEYTETLSLSQFTEKAYLDYSMYVILDRALPNIGDGLKPVQRRIVYAMSELGLRASAKYKKSARTVGDVLGKYHPHGDSACYEAMVLMAQPFSYRYPLVDGQGNWGSPDDPKSFAAMRYTESRLHANAALLLEELGQGTVDWVPNFDGTMDEPAVLPARLPHILLNGTTGIAVGMATDIPPHNIKEVASACVHLLDAPEASVQDLMLHIKGPDFPTGGELITPREDLRRIYESGRGTVKMRARYVVENGDIVIHELPYQVSGSKVLEQIAQQMQAKKLPMVTDLRDESDHENPTRLVIEPRSNRIDVDGLMNHLFATTDLEKTIRINLNMIGIDGRPQVKPLNHILSEWLEFRTTTVTRRLQHRLDKVIARLHILDGLLIAYLNIDEVIHIIRTEDDPKQEMINRFGLSDIQAEAILEIRLRQLAKLEEIKIRGEQDELSAERERIEKTLGSKARLRTLIKKEILADADQYGDDRRTRLVVREEAQAFNETQILPSETVTVVLSQKGWIRAAKGHDIDPYGLSYKAGDSFAFAAPGKSNQPTVLLDSTGRTYTLPTHSLPSARGQGEPISKTVNPPPGAEMKGLLIGEPDTQYLLASDAGYGFVGKLSDLAGNKKAGKAILSLPTNAQVLPPAPITQLATDYLAAVTNEGRLLVFPVRDLPELAKGKGNKIINVPATRAADHEEFMVAVVVLGADDTLVIHSGKRKLKLKGADLEHYLGERGRRGNKLPRGFQSVASMDVER, encoded by the coding sequence ATGACCGATCAAAGCAGCGAATACACTGAAACCCTCTCGTTAAGCCAGTTCACCGAGAAGGCGTATCTGGATTATTCCATGTACGTCATTCTGGACCGGGCTCTGCCAAACATCGGCGACGGCCTGAAGCCGGTGCAGCGGCGCATTGTCTATGCGATGAGCGAGTTGGGGCTGCGCGCCTCGGCCAAGTACAAGAAGTCGGCGCGGACGGTCGGTGATGTGCTCGGTAAGTACCACCCGCACGGCGACAGCGCCTGTTACGAAGCCATGGTGCTGATGGCGCAGCCGTTTTCCTATCGTTATCCGTTGGTCGATGGTCAGGGTAACTGGGGCTCGCCGGACGATCCCAAGTCGTTCGCGGCCATGCGTTACACCGAATCGCGCCTGCACGCCAACGCCGCGCTGCTGCTCGAAGAGCTGGGCCAGGGCACGGTCGATTGGGTGCCGAACTTCGACGGCACCATGGACGAACCGGCGGTGCTGCCGGCGCGTTTGCCGCACATTCTGTTGAACGGTACCACCGGCATTGCCGTCGGTATGGCGACCGACATTCCGCCGCACAACATTAAAGAAGTCGCTTCGGCCTGTGTGCACCTGCTCGATGCGCCGGAAGCTTCGGTGCAGGATTTGATGCTGCACATTAAAGGCCCGGATTTCCCGACCGGCGGTGAGCTGATCACGCCGCGCGAAGACCTGCGCCGTATCTATGAAAGCGGCCGTGGCACGGTAAAAATGCGCGCCCGTTATGTGGTCGAAAACGGCGATATCGTGATCCACGAACTGCCGTATCAGGTGTCCGGTTCGAAAGTGCTGGAGCAAATCGCCCAGCAGATGCAGGCGAAAAAACTGCCGATGGTGACCGACCTGCGCGACGAGTCGGACCACGAAAATCCGACCCGTCTGGTGATCGAGCCACGTTCTAACCGCATTGATGTCGATGGCCTGATGAACCATCTGTTCGCCACCACCGATCTGGAAAAAACCATTCGCATCAACCTGAACATGATCGGCATCGACGGTCGGCCGCAGGTGAAACCGCTGAACCACATTCTCAGCGAGTGGCTGGAATTCCGTACCACCACGGTGACGCGTCGTCTGCAACACCGTTTGGATAAAGTCATCGCGCGGTTGCACATTCTCGACGGTTTGCTGATTGCTTACCTGAACATCGATGAAGTCATTCACATCATCCGCACCGAAGACGACCCGAAGCAGGAAATGATCAACCGCTTCGGGCTGAGCGATATTCAGGCCGAAGCCATTCTGGAAATCCGCTTGCGTCAGTTGGCGAAGCTGGAAGAGATCAAGATTCGCGGCGAGCAGGACGAGCTGTCGGCTGAACGCGAACGCATTGAGAAAACCCTCGGTTCCAAAGCGCGCCTGCGCACCCTGATCAAGAAAGAAATTCTCGCCGACGCCGACCAGTATGGCGACGACCGCCGCACTCGTCTGGTGGTGCGTGAAGAAGCGCAGGCGTTCAACGAAACGCAGATTCTGCCGTCTGAAACGGTCACCGTTGTGCTGTCGCAAAAAGGTTGGATTCGTGCTGCCAAAGGCCACGACATCGACCCTTACGGCCTCAGCTACAAAGCCGGTGACAGCTTCGCCTTTGCAGCGCCCGGTAAGAGCAACCAACCGACGGTGCTGCTCGATTCGACTGGACGCACCTACACCCTGCCGACGCATTCGTTGCCGTCGGCGCGCGGCCAGGGCGAGCCGATTTCCAAGACGGTGAATCCGCCGCCGGGTGCGGAAATGAAAGGCTTGTTGATCGGCGAGCCTGACACGCAATATCTGTTGGCGTCGGACGCCGGTTACGGTTTTGTCGGCAAACTGAGCGATTTGGCTGGTAACAAAAAAGCCGGTAAGGCGATTCTGAGCCTGCCAACCAACGCTCAAGTTCTGCCGCCGGCGCCGATCACTCAACTGGCGACCGATTACCTCGCAGCGGTGACCAACGAAGGCCGCTTGCTGGTGTTCCCGGTGCGCGACTTGCCGGAACTCGCCAAAGGTAAAGGCAACAAGATCATCAACGTGCCGGCCACTCGCGCCGCCGATCACGAAGAGTTTATGGTCGCGGTGGTGGTGCTCGGTGCCGACGATACGCTGGTCATCCATTCCGGTAAGCGCAAACTGAAATTGAAAGGCGCGGATCTGGAGCATTATCTGGGTGAGCGCGGTCGTCGCGGCAACAAGCTGCCGCGCGGTTTCCAAAGCGTGGCGAGTATGGATGTCGAACGCTAA
- the mobA gene encoding molybdenum cofactor guanylyltransferase, translating to MFINGAILILAGGQSRRMGFDKAQLPIASTTLLDWQRDRLAALGLPIWHSGPDGIEDEWPDFRGPLAGIYSAVQQQPGVAFWVLVPVDMPALPLSALRPLIESVQQTFRPVAYQDTPFPLAVPNTEAVVSALDLCLNRPGGRKSIRAFMTLSEGNWLPSPLTDDDTLNINTPDDWAEFLRTLGGSQ from the coding sequence ATGTTTATAAACGGAGCCATCTTAATTCTCGCCGGCGGGCAAAGCCGTCGCATGGGCTTCGACAAAGCACAACTGCCAATCGCCAGTACAACCTTGCTGGATTGGCAGCGCGACCGTTTGGCTGCGCTGGGCTTGCCGATTTGGCACAGCGGACCGGATGGCATTGAAGATGAATGGCCGGATTTTCGCGGACCGTTGGCGGGTATTTACAGTGCGGTGCAACAACAGCCAGGCGTAGCATTCTGGGTGCTGGTGCCGGTGGATATGCCAGCGTTGCCGCTGTCAGCTTTGCGGCCGTTGATAGAATCTGTGCAGCAAACATTCCGGCCAGTGGCTTATCAGGACACGCCCTTTCCGCTGGCAGTGCCCAACACCGAAGCAGTTGTTAGCGCGCTGGACCTTTGCCTGAATCGGCCAGGCGGGCGCAAATCCATTCGAGCTTTTATGACGTTGTCTGAGGGAAATTGGCTGCCATCACCACTGACCGACGACGACACTTTGAACATCAATACGCCGGATGACTGGGCTGAGTTTTTGCGCACATTGGGCGGGTCACAATAA
- a CDS encoding formate dehydrogenase subunit delta: MSQQTQKLIKMINQIADNISATLDEDKAAEIIATHVRKFWAKPMKDDIRKYLETGGAELTARAKRAVQLL; this comes from the coding sequence ATGAGTCAGCAAACCCAAAAACTGATCAAGATGATTAACCAAATTGCCGACAACATATCGGCCACTTTGGATGAGGACAAAGCCGCCGAAATCATCGCAACTCATGTCAGAAAATTCTGGGCGAAACCGATGAAGGACGACATCAGAAAATATCTGGAAACCGGCGGTGCCGAGTTGACTGCACGGGCAAAACGAGCGGTGCAGTTATTGTGA
- the fdhD gene encoding formate dehydrogenase accessory sulfurtransferase FdhD: MAIKVLDNIGRSGFRVASVTVRRRRESTSWQESQQDDSLAEECPIAFSYNGQTQAVMMATPTDLEDFALGFSLSEGIIENAKELYDLSVIDHGARGIELNLHIHGARLDALKQQRRTLAGPSGCGLCGKDSLDQVNRALPTATPRPIPNAVAIQTALNQLQNYQPLQQLTGAIHAAAWCDAAGRIQCVREDVGRHNALDKLIGALQRECIDTESGFVLLSSRASFELVAKAAQCNLGALVTVSGASSLAVQQAKQSGIRLVGFARDGRHLVYG; this comes from the coding sequence ATGGCGATTAAAGTCTTGGACAACATCGGCCGCAGCGGTTTTCGCGTTGCATCGGTAACGGTGCGCCGCCGTCGTGAGTCAACGTCGTGGCAGGAAAGCCAGCAAGACGACAGCCTCGCCGAAGAGTGCCCGATTGCTTTCAGTTACAACGGCCAGACGCAAGCGGTGATGATGGCGACACCGACCGATTTGGAAGACTTTGCGCTGGGTTTCAGTCTGAGCGAAGGCATTATTGAAAACGCAAAAGAGCTGTATGACTTGAGCGTGATCGATCATGGCGCGCGCGGCATTGAACTCAATCTGCACATTCACGGCGCGCGTTTGGATGCGCTGAAACAACAACGGCGCACCCTGGCCGGCCCGAGTGGTTGTGGACTGTGCGGCAAAGACTCGCTCGACCAAGTAAATCGCGCACTACCCACCGCTACCCCACGCCCAATTCCCAATGCCGTTGCCATCCAAACCGCGCTGAATCAATTGCAAAATTACCAACCCTTGCAGCAACTGACTGGCGCTATTCACGCCGCCGCCTGGTGCGACGCTGCCGGCCGAATTCAGTGCGTGCGTGAAGACGTGGGCCGGCACAATGCGCTGGATAAATTGATCGGCGCCTTGCAGCGCGAATGCATCGACACCGAGTCGGGGTTTGTGTTGCTGTCGAGCCGCGCCAGTTTTGAACTGGTCGCCAAGGCAGCGCAATGTAATTTGGGTGCGTTGGTGACGGTAAGTGGTGCGTCGAGCCTGGCGGTTCAGCAAGCGAAGCAGTCTGGCATTCGACTGGTCGGTTTTGCGCGCGATGGCCGTCATTTGGTGTATGGCTGA